One genomic window of Salmo salar chromosome ssa12, Ssal_v3.1, whole genome shotgun sequence includes the following:
- the LOC106565753 gene encoding ADP-ribosylation factor-like protein 8B, with protein MNRSYWSCCTTFVFSGKMLALINRLLDWFRSLFWKEEMELTLVGLQYSGKTTFVNVISSGQFSEDMIPTVGFNMRKVTKGNVTIKIWDIGGQPRFRSMWERYCRGVNAIVYMVDAADREKVEASRNELHNLLDKPQLQGIPVLVLGNKRDLPSALDEKQLIEKLNLSAIQDREICCYSVSCKEKDNIDITLQWLIQHSKS; from the exons atgaatAGAAGTTACTGGTCTTGCTGTACTACTTTTGTGTTCAGTGGCAAGATGCTGGCGCTAATTAACAGACTTTTGGACTGGTTTAGGTCTCTCTTCTGGAAAGAAGAGATGGAGCTCACGTTAGTTGGACTTCAGTACTCCGGGAAAACCACATTTGTCAATGTGATATCA TCTGGTCAGTTTAGTGAAGACATGATTCCCACAGTCGGCTTCAACATGCGGAAGGTTACCAAAGGCAACGTGACGATTAAG ATCTGGGACATAGGTGGACAGCCTCGCTTCAGAAGCATGTGGGAGAGGTACTGTCGAGGAGTCAATGCCATTGT TTACATGGTGGATGCAGCAGACCGTGAGAAGGTAGAGGCCTCCAGGAACGAGCTCCACAACCTGTTAGACAAGCCTCAGCTACAAGGCATCCCT gtTCTAGTGCTTGGTAACAAGAGAGATCTTCCCAGTGCGCTTGACGAGAAGCAACTCATCGAAAAGTT GAATTTGTCAGCCATCCAGGACAGAGAAATCTGTTGTTACTCTGTTTCATGCAAAGAGAAGGACAACATAG
- the LOC106565752 gene encoding class E basic helix-loop-helix protein 40, which translates to MERITSAQPPPCMAKHQSQEMADMQGKDFQKYVSKHRKGMKRVEDSKETYKLPHRLIEKKRRDRINECIAQLKDLLPEHLKLTTLGHLEKAVVLELTLKHVKALSNLLEQQQQKIIALQISDQSSVSSENSEEMFRSGFHVCAKEVLQYLANQGSSRDHLTPSEMISHLHKVASEVLQGPFSPRSKEPTHKPIDSMEKPAGQMPKGKEGHPKNFVSVIQRTYPHGHGEQSGNDTDTDSGYGGEHEKRDLKAQRSSYYGKEGELKYALAERMAGGGVKQEGAEPQAKRLKADYSEDESSSGQVVSSHHSYMSFSQHQTPLCVPFYLIPQAAASWPMMEKCWFPGGMPFLYPGMSVSAASLSPEKIPQNVVMSPRAGSPTLYQAPMDSPALLQALKQAPP; encoded by the exons ATGGAGAGGATTACAAGTGCGCAACCTCCTCCTTGTATGGCAAAACACCAGTCGCAGGAGATGGCAGACATGCAAGG AAAGGATTTCCAAAAGTACGTGTCCAAACACCGAAAGGGAATGAAGCGCGTGGAAGACAGTAAG GAGACATACAAGTTACCCCACCGATTGATTGAGAAGAAAAGACGTGACAGAATCAATGAATGCATTGCCCAACTGAAGGATTTATTGCCAGAACATCTCAAACTCACA ACTCTAGGCCATTTGGAGAAAGCTGTGGTGTTGGAACTCACCCTGAAGCATGTGAAAGCCCTGAGCAATCTCCTggaacagcagcagcagaaaaTCATTGCATTGCAAATCA GTGATCAGAGCAGTGTTAGCTCAGAGAACAGTGAGGAGATGTTCCGCTCTGGCTTCCATGTCTGTGCTAAGGAGGTCCTCCAGTACCTGGCTAACCAGGGGAGCAGCAGAGACCACCTGACCCCCTCTGAAATGATCAGCCACCTCCACAAAGTAGCATCAGAGGTGCTCCAGGGTCCATTCAGCCCCCGGTCCAAAGAGCCCACCCACAAACCCATCGATAGCATGGAGAAACCTGCTGGTCAGATGCCTAAGGGCAAGGAGGGTCACCCCAAGAACTTTGTGTCTGTCATTCAAAGGACATACCCCCACGGACATGGAGAGCAGAGTGGCAATGACACAGACACTGACAGCGGCTATGGAGGGGAACACGAGAAACGGGACCTCAAAGCCCAACGCTCAAGCTACTACGGCAAGGAGGGGGAGCTCAAATATGCTCTGGCTGAGAGGATGGCAGGAGGTGGCGTCAAGCAGGAGGGTGCCGAGCCCCAGGCCAAGAGGTTAAAAGCCGACTATTCAGAGGACGAGTCTTCCTCTGGGCAGGTGGTTAGCAGCCATCACAGCTACATGAGCTTCTCCCAACACCAGACCCCTCTCTGCGTGCCCTTCTACCTCATCCCCCAAGCAGCTGCATCATGGCCCATGATGGAGAAGTGCTGGTTCCCAGGGGGCATGCCCTTTTTGTACCCGGGCATGAGTGTCTCAGCAGCCAGCTTGTCTCCAGAGAAAATACCTCAAAACGTAGTAATGTCTCCCAGGGCAGGTTCCCCGACACTCTACCAAGCACCAATGGACTCACCAGCCCTCCTTCAAGCTTTAAAACAAGCCCCTCCATGA